The genomic window CCCACACGGGCCAGTCACAGTGCACCGTCCCTTAGTCAGCAGGGACTGGTTCACGAGATGGCCTCCTGACTGGACAGTGCCAACTAGGACCTCTCTGACCTGCTACACAGACTGGGGGTGCactgggcaggaaggggcagtTTAGGGGCTGTGAGATTCCGGGAGCCCAGCGACCTGCTCTGGACACCCAAGGCCAGCTGTGCCTGGAACCGGCACCATTCCTGGTCCTCCGTTTGCATGCACCCCAAGCACCACGTCCGCAGTGCACAGAGTTGGGACTGGGTTCCTGAGGGTGCCAGCACGAGACAGAAAATAGATGCCTATGACTCACTCGCGAGGAGAAAGAGCCAAAGTGTTTGGACGAcgggccctgccctctgggaacACTGAACTGCAATCGCTCAAGCCCAATTCCCACTGCTGTCTGCGCACAGTGGAGGGACGGCAGAGCTGGGCGATAGGCAAACTATGTCACTCCTCCCCAGGAACCTGCTAACACACGCACAAACGTTGAGGGATCTCGGCATTTTCCATGGGTCTTACTGGTCTGGCACAAACTGAGGGAGAAAACCCCTCTGTGGGAGGCTGGCCCAGCCCACAGCGGATCTTCAGAGCTCCTCTATGGTCTGGCTGCTTCCAGAAGGTGGGGCTGTGGTCAGGAGGGACAGGCTCCTCCTCAGGGCCTCCCAACCTCCTAGGCTCCTGCATCCTTCGAGGGACAGAGCTCTCGGGGTCAGGGGACACGGTATGGGAGGACACAGGCTCTGCCAGGAACATCGGCCTGTGGGGGGGTAACACAAGGGCCCCTAGGGCTGCCCCTGCAGAAGTCCCTACAACGCATGAGGCCGCATCCCAGGGGGCCCCGACCGCGTCGACGGTGCTCAGGTCCCCTGCACCCAGGCCAGAGCCTCAGCTGGCAGACACCCGGGGCCTCCCTTCGGGCCTGATGtggccctcttcctccccccacctcacatCGTATAGGGTAGCGAGGCAGGGCTGTCTGGTTCTAGACACAAAGCCAGGAGGGGTTTGGACAGAGCTAAAGCCAGCGTCCCCAGTCACCTGCAGAAGGCAAGGTGACAAATGGCTCTGTCCCAGTGGAGCTGGCACAGGAGGCAGAGACCCTCGCCAACGACATGACCACAGGTCCGAGAGTAGCCTGGTCTCCTCTGAGACCATTTCCTGGTGTCAGCGCAAACCAAGTCTCCAAGGAAGCATCACGACTCACCTGGGAGGTCTCCATGGAGTACTTCCTACACAGGCCGTCGATGCCCAGAAAGAGCGCCCGGATGTCGGAGTCTGTCTGAGAGAGAAAGGCTGCTTCTACCTTCCCTACCCTGAGGGCCACGAGGTCCAGGGGCCACGGGGTagagggcaggccagcaggctgccAGGGAGGGGCCCGGCAGCTGGTAAGCCCTCTGGCCACCCGTCCCATCTCTGCGTGAGACACGCCCTGGCCTGGAAGGGCTCTAGCAGCAAAGGGTGGGGCTGAGCAGAAGGAACAGTGAAatcagaggagggaagagcagtGAGCATGACTGATAACTGCTCACAAAGCAGATGGGAAAGGAGAGTTTAAGAAACAGCGCCTGCCCACGGGGACTCCTCGTGAAGAagtgcctgccccaccccaggccctctgcCCCGTGGCCACTTCAACACAGAAGCCCGGCCGATAGCTGTCCCAGGGCACATGGAACACAGAAGTGCCTGGGCCAGGACACACCAGACCGAGAGGACCAGGGGCCTCGGGCCCTCCCCGGTCTGGAACAAGTTTGAGGATGGCTGTCTGGGTCCAGCCATGGACTGACTTACGCTCCTGTCTCTCCTGGAATGACAGGAAAACTACATTTAGGGGAAAACCATATCAGCGCTGAAAACTAGGAAGTGCGTCTGGAAAGGCCAGGGCCCCGAGGGGCTTCTGGAGGACCCTGCAGAGGGGCTGGCGCAGGTGCAGTGGCTCTAGGATCCATGGTCCAGCCCTGGAGGTGGGGCCAAGAGCAGCCGAGGCACACGTGAGCCAAGACCCCGGACACCACCCTATGCTTCTAGCCCCCACCTTTTGAGGGAAGCAAGACAGAAATGTGAGCAGtaccagctgggccctggggagcacAGACCAGACTGTGACAGAAAACCTGGCCCAACTCGGAGCCCccccagagaggaagggaagctAGGGTGCTGTCGCTGACCCATCAGGGCCCAGGGCCTTCCTGGGGGAGAATCCACACGGAGACCCTGAAAGGGACAAACGGAGTGGCCGCCTTCCACAGCACGGAGACCCCGACAGAAAGCCCTGCTTTCCCACTTCTAGGGATCTACGCTCTAGAAACGTTCTCCCGAGCGCGCAGAACTGTGGTAAAAGCGTGCACTGCACGGCTGTCTCACGCAGCACAACACTGAAAACCCACAGGTTTTCCCGTAGGAGAACAGCGTGAGATGACGCAGTCGTTTGCAGAGAACTTGAAAGCTCCACTGGGACAAAGGGCACTGGTGCGCCCAGGGCAGGGTCCGCAGTCCTGGCTGCGGTCATCCTCGGGAGCAGGGTTTGGCCGACTTTCACATTCTCTGTTACAGTTTTCTACTATGTTTGAGTTTTGTGTGATTTTGCATTGTATTTGTAATTAGAAAAAGCCCAATTTTTAGATTGAACATCAGACCAAATACACATCTTAGAACCTAAGTGTGAAAGAATCAACTTTACCAACTTTCTCGGACTCTCTTAACCAGAAATGACCCCAAGAGAACCAGACCCACCACCTCTCAAGGAGCCTGTGTCTTCCAGAGGAGATCTGTTTCCAGGAACGCGCGGCTCCAACTGGCCATCTCTGGTTTCAGGGAAAGCTGTGTGGGGTGTTCAGAACCAAGCCTACTGTACTTTCTTCTGAAAGCCTGTACAATCTCCTAGTTCACCcggcaaaatgaacaaaaactttAAACACCACAAATCACTAAACGCTGAGCGCCACGTTTAAAAGCAAACACTGGGATTAATATTCAGATACTACAGATTTCAACTTACATGTTTTGAAAGCAGAATCGTACGACATGGAACTTTACAAATTAAGCATTCGTCCCTTTTACCTATAAAAGAAAAGCACGTTTCGCTCTGCCCGCCGCACGCGGGGAGCCAGGGCCAGGGATGCAGGTGTCACGTCTCCCCGGCCGCCCTCTGGAGGCCTCGCCCCGCTGAGCACGCCGCTCCCCGAAGCCCGGAGGCAGCTGGAAAGGGATGAGGTGCCGTGTGGGATGGGAACCGAGGCCGCTCGCCCTGCGCCCGACTCTCCCCCCAGGGCCCTCCCCGGAAGCGCTCCTCAAGACCCCCGCCCCTCCACCAAaggccccctccccacaggcccCTGCCCGGGGGTCCGGGTGCCGGCCTGGCCCGGGGGCTGCCCCCACCCGGACGCCGCCCTGACCTTTGCGCAGGCAGTCGTCACAGTACACGTGGCCACAGCTGGTCAGGCTGAAGCACGACGCCCCGCGGGGCTGCTGGAAGCAGCGATTACAGAACACCCAGCTGGCCATGCCGGGCCTGGCGTCCGCGCTGCCCCAGGCCGGGTCCCCGCGCAGCCCACGCGAGACCTGGCCGCGGGACCTGGGCGTGGCCCGAAGGCTGTGACTCCGCGCCTGCGCAAACGTAAGCTCTGCGGGGCTCCCGCCCAAACTCAAGCGCTGGAAGGTACCAACCCAGGAAGACGGGGAGGCCTGAGTCAGATCTTTCCCTCTGCGGCTTGTTCTGGCCGGACGACCGGGAGGCGGACCCGCCTCGCTCATCCCAACGCTGCAATGCCCAGGGATTCTCCTGAGGGCAGCGCGCCGTAGTCCAGGCCCAGCGTGGGCCCCCACGCAGCGCCGGCGTGGTTGCGTCGGGATGTGGGCGCAGGCGCGGAGCGGGAGAGGCCGGCGCGGCTCAGGGGCCTCCGCGGGCGGGCGGCGTCAGGTGAGGTTGCGGCCGGGGCCTGGGCGGAGGTGGCCGTGGGGAGGCGGGCCGGGTGTCGGGCGCGAGAGGGCGAGGGCCGGCAGGGCGGGCCAGACGGCCCCTCATGCCCTCCGTAATGCAGGTGGTGGCGGGGGAGACCGAGCGACCACAGGCCGGAGGAGCAGGAAGCGGGCCTGGGCCTGGccggtgggaggtggggggattaGGGGCCCGGATGGGGTGTGGCCGGGGCCCGGGGCCCACTGGCTGGAACGCGTGCGCGAGGTTCGCCGGGCCGGGCTGCGGCCCTTGCCCACCTCGTACGCGTGAAAAGGCTTGACCTGGGGGAGAttgtttcccttttaaaaatagtagctgGAGGAGCAGGTGTAAGGGGCTCTCTGTACTAGTTTTTGTAACTGCAGTGAGCTTATAATTACTTcaaaatttagaggaaataaatagaaGTTGCTTTTCATAGAATTGCGCTCCTCGTGGGATGCTCCATCCTCCCCGTGGAAGAGAGTTTCCGTCCGCACCGAGGCCGAGTGGGGACCCACTGAGAAAACTTGGTTCAGAGAAAGTTTCTGGGCCATTTACTTGT from Camelus ferus isolate YT-003-E chromosome 2, BCGSAC_Cfer_1.0, whole genome shotgun sequence includes these protein-coding regions:
- the RNF212 gene encoding probable E3 SUMO-protein ligase RNF212 isoform X4, which codes for MSEAGPPPGRPARTSRRGKDLTQASPSSWVGTFQRLSLGGSPAELTFAQARSHSLRATPRSRGQVSRGLRGDPAWGSADARPGMASWVFCNRCFQQPRGASCFSLTSCGHVYCDDCLRKGKRDECLICKVPCRTILLSKHTDSDIRALFLGIDGLCRKYSMETSQVSEFQEKHRRRLLAFYGEKISSLEESLRKSALQLEQLQSMRLAQQTAFGTIKTPVSTPTAKPSGPLFLPPDSSASQRCVGRPGPHLSAAQSSLWPPTSPALRPLAPAGWSPWKSTSPPPQGEKQRGPPPSAPQPDATSLQRTPGSQDPSAAAPL
- the RNF212 gene encoding probable E3 SUMO-protein ligase RNF212 isoform X5, giving the protein MSEAGPPPGRPARTSRRGKDLTQASPSSWVGTFQRLSLGGSPAELTFAQARSHSLRATPRSRGQVSRGLRGDPAWGSADARPGMASWVFCNRCFQQPRGASCFSLTSCGHVYCDDCLRKGKRDECLICKVPCRTILLSKHTDSDIRALFLGIDGLCRKYSMETSQVSEFQEKHRRRLLAFYGEKISSLEESLRKSALQLEQLQRVESMEVDLTPSPRRKPEATAGPARISVISPPRDGRMGSVAHHPQHLSLTPRRSSEPQAPRIPALRLPCEGWTGSPAPPPASGAGRGVAPRPPISIAGLLQRQHLSKCCFEK
- the RNF212 gene encoding probable E3 SUMO-protein ligase RNF212 isoform X6, whose amino-acid sequence is MSEAGPPPGRPARTSRRGKDLTQASPSSWVGTFQRLSLGGSPAELTFAQARSHSLRATPRSRGQVSRGLRGDPAWGSADARPGMASWVFCNRCFQQPRGASCFSLTSCGHVYCDDCLRKGKRDECLICKVPCRTILLSKHTDSDIRALFLGIDGLCRKYSMETSQVSEFQEKHRRRLLAFYGEKISSLEESLRKSALQLEQLQSMRLAQQTAFGTIKTPVSTPTAKPSGPLFLPPDSSASQSRVESMEVDLTPSPRRKPEATAGPARISVISPPRDGRMGVSCPSLVGSPRQESPQILEAKTDN
- the RNF212 gene encoding probable E3 SUMO-protein ligase RNF212 isoform X7 is translated as MSEAGPPPGRPARTSRRGKDLTQASPSSWVGTFQRLSLGGSPAELTFAQARSHSLRATPRSRGQVSRGLRGDPAWGSADARPGMASWVFCNRCFQQPRGASCFSLTSCGHVYCDDCLRKGKRDECLICKVPCRTILLSKHTDSDIRALFLGIDGLCRKYSMETSQVSEFQEKHRRRLLAFYGEKISSLEESLRKSALQLEQLQSMRLAQQTAFGTIKTPVSTPTAKPSGPLFLPPDSSASQRCVGRPGPHLSAAQSSLWPPTSPALRPLAPAGWSPWKSTSPPPQGENPRPRPAPQGSP
- the RNF212 gene encoding probable E3 SUMO-protein ligase RNF212 isoform X8 — translated: MSEAGPPPGRPARTSRRGKDLTQASPSSWVGTFQRLSLGGSPAELTFAQARSHSLRATPRSRGQVSRGLRGDPAWGSADARPGMASWVFCNRCFQQPRGASCFSLTSCGHVYCDDCLRKGKRDECLICKVPCRTILLSKHTDSDIRALFLGIDGLCRKYSMETSQVSEFQEKHRRRLLAFYGEKISSLEESLRKSALQLEQLQSSCCPGLRLRLSYGVSQHEIGPTNSFWHNKNSGFDRVESMEVDLTPSPRRKAAWPTTLSTSA